A segment of the Corynebacterium liangguodongii genome:
ACCCTCGCCGGCGGCGATGACGACGAAACCGACGCAGCCTCCTCCCTGATGATTATGGCGATGGGCGCGGAGTTCGGCGACGAGGTCACCGTCACCTCCGATAACGCCGAGGCGGTCGCGGAAATCGCCGGGCTGATCGAGAAAAACCTCGACGGCGAGTAGCTAGCGGGAGTACTGGCCCTCCCCGATCGTGCGGTAGGCCCAGCGCATCGCCGGGTAGGCGAGGATCACGCCGACCGAGCCGAGGGCAATGCCCCCGAGCTCTACC
Coding sequences within it:
- a CDS encoding HPr family phosphocarrier protein — protein: MASKTVKVGSTVGLHARPATVIADAAGEYDEEIILTLAGGDDDETDAASSLMIMAMGAEFGDEVTVTSDNAEAVAEIAGLIEKNLDGE